In Oryza brachyantha chromosome 2, ObraRS2, whole genome shotgun sequence, a single window of DNA contains:
- the LOC102712327 gene encoding autophagy-related protein 11, whose amino-acid sequence MSSGSAVTGGGSAGAAEDAAGAALALGQKLPVHVAENGHTFEFKCGGETPVEAIQRTIETLCGIPPADQLLLCGNTSLDGAHPLAYYKLPRDDREVFLYNKARLLADAPRPAPEAIDIPQPSIPPPPRPQDSPPLEVSADPALKALVSYETTFRYHFQVANAVYQSSVAKHEVCCRLLREGQVQERALDTARSNLEHTARKLTQRYTDFVKCFSQQHRGHTEMLANFEKDVQRLRTVRLHPALQCDGRRSLLDLIKENDLRKLADGCLSSHRQFDLKVSQLKENFMELKKRLDNLFNIMSSTGCKDLETMIKEHEKFIGDQKSIMQSLSKDVNTSKKLVDDCSNCQLSASLRPHDAVSAVGRIYEVHEKDNLPSVNNIDHMLTKLLEKCKAKKNEMNTLVHVSMQRVKSAQIGIKDMMNELHAFQEVLGHQDRDFDGLKLVSGLGHAYRACLAEVVRRKSSFKLYTGLAGQLAEKLATEREAEVRRREAFFRTWSKYIPEDIMGSMGLFDTPSQCDVTVAPFDCNLLPIDVDDVEKLAPQSLVGSLLKSERSQLPKSSLSHSGTSGSLSKSEQYPLNADDKMDFQDFLGGFDTVDIAGTSKLEVENARLKAELASAIAVLCSFGAEYGYESIDEGQIDNVLKETREKTAVALSAKDEYANHLKSMLTAKQNQNLSYEKRIQELEERLANQYIQGHMISGSKDASDSLLSAFKANDCNAHISGGRQNQVRDESSVAMDEASSTSEQPSKQTEGGDENMTDISGALNLQLLDSIACTNLDAFMAELPPDSEHKIVNSNKEGQILTQFTTTDASGVPIEDPLGILNSRTNEHTSELRNKELLVSELQTALESKSKRLDEIESKLNAVVDEVNSLKKELEHTQGLLDESQMNCVQLENYLHEAREEARTNKCSADRRAVEYDALRSSALRIHGLFERLNNCVTAPGMSGFADSLRALAHSLASVKKDEGDTTSQFQQCIKTLADKVGFLSRQSAELLERYSRIDAANRTYIRELEEKKESVKNLYSKLQLEKQASKEKISFGRFEVHELAVFVRNPAGHYEAINRNCSNYFLSEESVALFTEQHSRHPAYIIGQIVHIERRIAKLPSHGDQMEASRPDSGGRRSPTSMLNPYNLPVGCEYFLVTVAMIPDTIR is encoded by the exons ATGAGTTCTGGGTCGGCGGTGACGGGGggcggcagcgccggcgcggcggaggacgcggcgggggcggcgctggcgctggGGCAGAAGCTGCCGGTGCACGTGGCGGAGAACGGCCACACGTTCGAGTTCAagtgcggcggcgagacgCCCGTGGAGGCCATCCAGCGCACCATCGAGACCCTCTGCGGCATCCCGCCGGCCGACCAGCTCCTCCTCTGCGGCAACACCTCGCTCGACGGCGCCCACCCGCTCGCCTACTACAAGCTGCCCCGCGACGACCGCGAGGTGTTCCTCTACAACAAGGCCCggctcctcgccgacgcgcctcGCCCGGCGCCCGAGGCGATCGACATCCCTCAGCCGAgcatcccgccgccgcccaggcCGCAGGACTCCCCGCCATTGGAGGTGTCCGCTGACCCGGCCTTGAAGGCCCTGGTGTCCTATGAAACCACGTTCAGGTACCACTTCCAGGTGGCGAATGCCGTCTATCAATCTAGCGTGGCAAAGCACGAGGTGTGCTGCCGGCTGCTGCGGGAGGGGCAGGTGCAGGAGCGGGCGCTGGACACCGCTCGGAGCAACCTGGAGCACACGGCGCGGAAGCTCACGCAGCGGTATACGGACTTTGTCAAGTGCTTCTCGCAGCAGCACCGCGGCCACACAGAGATGCTGGCCAATTTTGAGAAGGATGTGCAGAGGTTGCGTACCGTGAGGCTTCACCCGGCGCTGCAATGCGACGGGAGACGTTCCTTGCTTGACCTCATTAAGGAGAATGACCTAAGGAAGTTGGCAGATGGATGCCTGAGCTCACATAGGCAGTTTGATTTGAAGGTCTCACAGCTGAAGGAAAACTTCATGGAATTGAAGAAGAGGCTggataatttgtttaatattaTGAGCTCGACTGGCTGCAAGGATCTCGAGACGATGATAAAGGAACACGAGAAATTCATCGGTGACCAGAAAAGCATCATGCAGTCTCTAAG TAAAGATGTGAATACATCAAAAAAGCTTGTTGATGACTGCTCAAACTGCCAGCTTTCTGCATCTCTCCGCCCTCATGATGCGGTTTCTGCAGTTGGACGCATCTATGAAGTGCATGAAAAGGACAACTTGCCCAGTGTCAATAATATTGATCACATGCTCACTAAGTTGCTTGAGAAATGCAAAGCCAAGAAGAATGAAATGAATACTTTGGTACATGTCAGCATGCAAAGGGTCAAATCTGCTCAGATTGGTATCAAGGACATGATGAATGAACTCCATGCATTCCAAGAGGTGTTGGGTCATCAGGATAGAGATTTTGATGGTCTAAAACTTGTCAGTGGCCTGGGTCATGCATACAGGGCTTGTCTTGCTGAGGTCGTACGAAGAAAGTCTTCTTTTAAACTCTATACTGGCTTGGCAGGGCAGCTTGCTGAAAAGCTAGCCACAGAGCGTGAAGCTGAGGTAAGAAGGCGAGAAGCTTTCTTTAGGACATGGAGTAAGTACATTCCAGAAGATATCATGGGCTCCATGGGACTTTTTGATACTCCTAGCCAGTGCGATGTAACAGTTGCTCCATTTGATTGCAATCTTCTCCCtattgatgttgatgatgtgGAGAAACTTGCCCCCCAATCTTTGGTTGGGTCTTTACTGAAATCTGAGAGATCACAACTGCCAAAGTCATCCTTGAGCCATTCTGGTACTAGTGGAAGTTTGAGTAAATCCGAGCAATATCCTCTGAATGCTGATGATAAGATGGATTTCCAAGACTTTCTTGGGGGCTTTGACACTGTGGATATTGCTGGAACTAGTAAACTGGAAGTCGAAAATGCCAGATTAAAAGCAGAACTTGCTTCTGCAATTGCTGTTCTCTGCAGTTTTGGTGCTGAATATGGATATGAATCTATTGATGAAGGGCAAATTGATAATGTATTGAAAGAAACTAGGGAAAAAACAGCAGTAGCACTTTCAGCAAAGGACGAGTATGCTAATCACCTAAAGTCAATGCTTACAGCAAAGCAGAACCAAAATTTGTCCTATGAGAAGCGTATCCAGGAGCTTGAGGAGCGATTAGCAAACCAGTACATACAAGGGCACATGATTTCTGGAAGCAAAGATGCATCTGATTCCCTCCTTTCTGCATTTAAAGCTAATGATTGCAACGCACACATATCTGGAGGGAGGCAAAACCAAGTACGTGATGAATCAAGTGTGGCCATGGATGAGGCCTCTTCAACATCTGAGCAGCCATCTAAACAAACAGAAGGTGGAGATGAGAATATGACGGACATTTCGGGTGCACTAAACTTGCAATTGCTTGATTCAATAGCATGCACTAATTTGGATGCTTTCATGGCAGAATTGCCACCTGATAGCGaacataaaattgtcaattcTAATAAAGAAGGACAAATATTGACACAGTTTACTACGACTGATGCTTCCGGTGTTCCTATAGAAGATCCTCTTGGCATCTTAAACTCCAGAACAAATGAACATACCTCAGAGTTGAGAAACAAGGAGCTTCTTGTGTCAGAGTTGCAAACTGCCCTAGAAAGCAAATCAAAAAGGTTAGATGAAATTGAAAGCAAGCTTAATGCCGTGGTGGATGAGGTCAACTCTCTGAAGAAAGAACTTGAACACACCCAGGGTCTACTTGATGAGTCTCAG atGAACTGTGTGCAACTGGAGAACTACTTACATGAGGCAAGAGAAGAGGCCCGCACAAATAAATGTTCAGCTGACAGAAGGGCTGTTGAGTATGATGCCCTCCGTTCATCTGCTCTGAGGATACATGGTCTGTTTGAGAGACTAAATAACTGTGTCACAGCACCAGGCATGTCTGGCTTTGCAGACTCACTGCGTGCTTTAGCTCACTCATTAGCAAG CGTAAAGAAGGATGAAGGTGATACAACCAGTCAGTTTCAGCAATGCATCAAAACCCTGGCAGACAAAGTTGGTTTTCTATCACGACAGAGTGCTGAGCTGCTGGAACGCTACTCAAGGATCGATGCAGCAAATAGAACTTATATAAGAGAGttggaggagaagaaagaatcggttaaaaatttatatagtaagCTTCAACTGGAAAAACAG GCTAGTAAGGAGAAGATATCATTTGGCCGGTTCGAAGTTCATGAGCTTGCAGTCTTTGTTCGGAACCCTGCTGGGCATTACGAGGCAATCAACCGGAACTGCTCAAACTACTTCCTATCAGAGGAATCAGTGGCCCTATTCACAGAGCAGCATTCGCGGCACCCTGCTTACATAATCGGTCAGATTGTGCACATCGAAAGGCGCATAGCAAAGCTGCCCTCGCACGGCGACCAAATGGAAGCCTCACGCCCTGATAGCGGTGGCCGTCGGTCGCCCACTTCCATGCTGAACCCATACAATCTGCCTGTGGGATGTGAGTACTTCCTGGTGACGGTTGCAATGATACCTGACACTATTCGTTGA